The Syngnathus scovelli strain Florida chromosome 7, RoL_Ssco_1.2, whole genome shotgun sequence DNA window CCAAACCTTTAATAACCACTCTAACAATATGACTCAAATCAACTGTTCCTTGAGCTGTCAAGGGAAAGACACACATTTTATATTAGTTGTTTAAAGAATCTGGCCTAAGACGTATGTCCATGTTTATTAACTTTGGGAAACCTTCCCTGtctggtttcatactggagagcTTCTGGTGATTTATGTTGCATGGATGCTAGTTGATATACTCACAGTGATGCAGCGTTTTTTTATCAAGGTTCATTCATAAATTAGAGTGGACCTTGATTTAAAATAGTCCATCAATTTTTGAGGAATCCATTTTTTAGGGCTCTTCGGGGGAAATATATACTGTAGGGCCAAACCAGAGAGAGCGGAGCAATGTCAAGAGATATTTTTCACAATGAAAAATGCATAACTTTTGTATATCAGGGATGAATAAATGAGATTTTAACATGCAATCTTTTTGTCACggtgctttttatttatttatttatttatatttgttgtATCTTCCAGCAAGTGTCAATCAATAAGTGTCCTTCAATAAGTGCTAagtgttttcatttttattggATCATGTGCACCACTGCTCCAATGCAAGCagattattggaaaaaaaaaaaaaaaaaatcatcttcaaTCCAGTGTATTCTCACTAAAATATAATGGCATCTCCCACGGCCCTCTAGCACCACCCTTTACAAAATTTTATGAAAAATCTAAATCAACAGTTATCAGAATAGCCTAGCACTATGAGTGTGATAAAAATGATTGATAAAATGGCAAATTAATTCACTTTTTTATAGGGTATATATTGGCTGGTCATCAGACATCCACCAATAACTCAGCAGAAGCTAAATTAATAACAATGAACAAGAATTGTTATGCAAGTTCAATACAGAAGCTTAGCTCGAGGCTGAACTTTGAGTCTGTGGTCAAAGGTGAGCTTCGCTGCGATAGTATGTAGGCACAGCCAGAAGATCTTGCCCATCTGTAGAGTTGTTTCGGCGAACACTCACAATCAGGATGCCGTCACTGTTGAAGGTCCCACTGACAGAAAGGGGATTCATGTCCTTCGGGAATTGGGACTTATTGGTGAATGTGGCACTGACACTTCCGTCATCCATGACCTAAAGAACATAAATTGCGCTGTGTAGTCAGTTCAAAAGTAAACAAGGCTCTCTGGTATTCAATGAATACTTTCACAATGAGAATTTTTCTTTAACACAAAATGAATGCTTTAGAACACACACCTTCTGAGCGTGAATGACGACATGGTGGCTATATGCCATTACCACAACGTCATGCGGCTCAAACTGGCTGACATCGGCGGACATATAGTAGCTATCTCCTACACATTGCACACTTCCGGCGCCGGTCTGACAAACAGGCACAACACCACCCACTGGAGCTGCAAAACATGAGAAGGTACATGTGCTCAAAACTGCCGCCTGTTTGTGGCCCACTGTCAACAGTTACTGAAAGCAATGTTTCAGTTTAATGCGACCCATGTGACCTTTTTTGAAATGGGAAAaatcaaaaaaagacaaattaagtttccaagaaaataaataaatagcagcAGTCCTTCCCAAGGTCCCAAATAAAGTGTTGTGACAGGTTTGATGTAAAAAGCCTATATAAGCCGcatcagactataagccgcagggttcaaaatttgagaaaaaagtagcggcttatagtccgaaatttacggtatgtTTCattattgggattttttttatatacaactTCAACttgtttttataaaacatttcaTACATCGTATCATGTCCCATAAAATGTTGATTGAAAAGgcaacatttaaaatatttattttaaaattacaatactttgtttctttgtttgtttgtttgtatttccAAATATGCACTCCATGACTGTTCAATTTAACAATAGCATCATAATCTGTACCACCTGTCAATGTAGCACACCCATGGActggttcattttttttttttttttttttaggaacaaTGTTAATATACTTTCTTTCAGTAAAATGTGTGTGTCTGATTTCCTAATCAGCTGTTGGAACCCTCTATATAATGTTGCTGGTGCAATCTGGGTTTGGTATTGCATTCTTTGTCCCAACTCCCACACCACCCGTTGTCTTTTCTCCTCGCCATTAGTTCTTTATGAGGACCAGTTGATGAGGTCTGCAGTCTTTTGCTCAAAATCAGACATTCTGGGTCATTACTCCTATTCTATTCCATCCTCCTACAGCTCTGCTTCCTTCCAATGAAAAGTTctggttttatttttcaatttttatgCTAAGCTGTGACAATGAAAtaacagcaaataaaaaaactagATATTTATGGAGTGACTTTGAATGCTTTTTATTGGGTTTCTCCCTGTAATTGGAAGGGCTATTTTGATTAAATTTATTATACTCATTATAATCCCTCAAGGAGAAATTTAACTCAAACATTGCTGTGCATTTTGTTGCAGTCCACATAGAGGACCATCTCAGACAGTGATGTCAGAGAGAATTGGATGCACCAAGCATGCTGGAACAGCTGAACTGGGGTTGTCTGGCCAGTGCCTTTCTCAATGGCATCTTGACAATAGTCAGGAATCAAACAAGCATCACTCCAACATTTAGTGGCTATTTTCATTCAGCATGTTCTAAAACAATGTTAACTATAATTAAAGCCTTGTAATAGAAATTTCCTTGTTACCACCACATTAACTTTTTCGTGTCACACTTTTCACTTGTTTAGTTGAACCCTGGAGAAGGCCTCCAGTCTAGTACATTAGAAATGACAGCGTTCAATCTGTTCTATTGCATATGTGAGCCTAACCCGACTTACCACTGTTTCCATAGGAGGTTCTGCCTTGCCTACCAAATGGGGTCTGGCCCTCTTCACAAAACAAGCTGGATGAGTCCGACGAGTCAAGAAAAGGCTCTAAAAGATCATCCAAGGAGTCCCCTGACCCGGCCCGTGAGCTCTCTGACCGAAAACTGCTGGAGCTGTAACGGGCTGAGGAGCGATAGGAGGAAGAGGATCTACGACTCGAAGAAGTCAGTGAGTCCATAGCGCCAATACAGATTCTTCTCAGCAACTCTAAAAACAAGATCTTTCACTGGGGTGGCTTCTTTATAAAGCTGTGGTGCATTGCGGGTCACTGGAGCACACCACTGGTTCCATAGGCGTCTTCATTTACCCATAGATGGCTAACGGACTGACCACTTGAGTCAAGAATATAACGGACAAACTGATAAGAAGCAAAGACCTCCTTCCATTGAAGCCTGCACAGAGCTTAGATAAGGTTAAGCGGGCTCGAGATGATACCTCTGGCATGTGGTCAGAAATAGCATGCTGGAAGGAAGGGTCAGATCATCCGTTAGGCTGACCCTGCCCACAGCGTTAAGTCTTTATCAATAATGCAAGAACATTGTGCTTACTAGCTAATGGAATGccagaaaataaatgaaaggaGTACCTCCAGGAGAAAAGAAGGTGATTACCAGAGAACTGAAAAAGCAAAGGAATTGATTGGCCCTTAGACCAGTACATACATTATAAATATGTGCAttgtttttcacaaatttgCTGTTAAGAATTGTGTAGCGAATGTTAGCTTTGGCACTAAAGCTACACTTTATGTGGCATAATTTGAAAAAGTTCATAATACTTTGTCACACTGTGATGCGGAGAATGACCACGGCTAGGTGAGGCGAGACCAGATTGTGGCCATAGTGTCCCCAGCCTGTTGCCCAAAGTCTGCCAAGATAGACTCCAGCTCATCCAAGCCCCTTATGGCCAACCAATATAGAAAATAAATGCATGGATATATTTTTCCTCCACAAATGATAGTTTTGTGTTTAGACAAAAGAATAGTAATATATTTTAACTGACAACTTCATAGAGATATTAGAAAGAGATTTTTCAAATCAGGACCAAGTGTGCAAGAGCGACATTGTAAAACATTTACTCGACAAatcagacaaaaagggaaacaaACAAGATCCAAACTAAACAAACAATTTTAATTAGATTTGATAACTTATGAggtacacaaaaataaaaatggacggTCTTACTCAGATGTTTATCTACTAGTTGAATCGCAGGCCAGGTGTCCAACGTATAGAATAGAAATGGGCCAATCTTGTTTTTGTCAAACATTTGCAAAGTTTTAGTGGTTGTGTGTCCATGCCCTCCAGTGAGTGTGCAAAGGGAGCCTCAAGCAAGAGAGACAAAGATGGTTGTTATGAACAACAGATGGAATAAACAGTTGGGAGAAGACCAGAgggacaaaatgtttttttttttaaataatcatgTTTTTTATGCATTGGTCCAGATCTACACCAGGGGCGAACGAGTCAatcataatgatttttttttcacagttaaTCCGAAGGAGACGAAAGTTGAGTCAAACAAAAATTGATTCGTTGATGACATCACTGATATTGTTTCAGTACAGTACAGCGGTTGAAAAACTGTTTTTAACGCCATGGACTGGTTTCCTATCAGGAAATAATTTGAGTTCATTTTAACATTCATACATCACCAAAGCACGTGTGCGTGTTGTGCTTTGAAATGATCTCATCCTCTGATATAACATCTCCTTTTCCCTCCCAATCGAACAAATGGATGGGTCTGCTCACTTCTATAATGTCATGGGAAAATGAAATATACTGACCTCTATGTTCCTATACGTCCACATTGACAGTGTGCTTGCTCACTGATGGCTGTCCCTTGCCCTTGTAACAACTGAATAATGATAATGTCGCAATATCAATTAGCTAATCACAGCAGATTTTATGGCCCAGAGTACTTGTATGGAGTCTGTGGGGGTTGAAAGAGCGCAGTTTCAGGAAAGGTTGTAATCACCCTTAAATTATGTCCAATGTGGAACACCAGAATGGTCAGTAGTCCACAACTTGTTCACAGTGCCGTAAAAATATTAAACATATCCAGTATACGTGATACATGTTTATCATTAAGCATAATCAAACTTTGTGACTTACTAATATTTTCCATCTTCCACTGGGTTTGACAATATTCCATCTGGATTAGTATTTTTTAACTGATTGTTGTTCTGATCTGGCAGCTATATTGTTTACTCATTTTCAACCATTTTACCCTAAACGCAAGATTCAGTTTGTGTTGTGGGATATTTACCTTCCCTCGCCTATCAACAACATTTTCGTAGGCAGCACATCTGAGGCAGGGTTC harbors:
- the LOC125971836 gene encoding heat shock protein beta-7-like; its protein translation is MDSLTSSSRRSSSSYRSSARYSSSSFRSESSRAGSGDSLDDLLEPFLDSSDSSSLFCEEGQTPFGRQGRTSYGNSAPVGGVVPVCQTGAGSVQCVGDSYYMSADVSQFEPHDVVVMAYSHHVVIHAQKVMDDGSVSATFTNKSQFPKDMNPLSVSGTFNSDGILIVSVRRNNSTDGQDLLAVPTYYRSEAHL